The following coding sequences lie in one Lolium perenne isolate Kyuss_39 chromosome 2, Kyuss_2.0, whole genome shotgun sequence genomic window:
- the LOC139835482 gene encoding uncharacterized protein, translated as MDADDWLRDTERKLKTVRCNDEEKVRYATYLLSGLAASWWDNMILIQPTEHVFTWDEFKKKFREAQVPESIMELKRREFETLKQNDLLVWKYLVEFDRLSRYAAEDVNTEEKRIKRFLKGMNPFLKMQLNLTKCTRFHELVDTAITLENDYEEVQNERKRKASFFM; from the exons ATGGATGCGGATGATTGGTTGAGGGACACTGAGCGGAAATTAAAGACAGTTCGGTGTAATGATGAAGAGAAGGTTAGATATGCCACCTATCTACTATCAGGActagcagcatcatggtgggataacatgATTCTAATTCAACCTACGGAACATGTTTTCACGTGGGACGAGTTTAAGAAGAAGTTCCGAGAAGCCCAGGTTCCTGAAAGTATCATGGAGCTAAAGAGAAGAGAGTTCGAGACCCTGAAGCAGAATGACTTGTTGGTATGGAAATATCTAGTAGAGTTTGATCGTTTATCACGTTATGCAGCAGAGGATGTGAACACAGAGGAGAAAAGGATAAAAAGGTTCTTAAAAGGGATGAATCCATTCCTGAAAATGCAGTTGAATCTAACCAAATGCACAAGGTTCCACGAGCTAGTGGATACTGCAATTACTTTGGAAAATGATTATGAAGAAGTGCAGAATGAAAGAAAACGGAAGGCCAG CTTCTTCATGTAG